CTCCCCTTGCGCACTGCCACACAATAGCGTTGTACAGAGGCTCACCCGTCTTCCTGCTCCAACATGCTGAAGTCTCGCGCTGATTGCTTATTCCCAACGCGGAAATTTCGCCCTTGTCGATTCCGGCTTTTGACACGAGGTCTTTCACAACCTGCAAAGTGTTCGCGTAAATTTCGCTGAGGTCGTGTTCAACCCAGCCTTTGTCGTTGATGATCTGCCTGTGCGGTTTGTCGGTTCTGCAAAGGAGTGCGCCTTTGTCATCAAACAGCAAAGCCTTTGTGCCTTGCGTGTTCTGGTCAACACTAAGAATATATTTTCCCATCAGCCTAAAATTTCGCAGACTTTTTTCGCGATTCCATCTGCGTTCATTCCGTAGTAGGCGAAAACTTCCTGCGATTTTCCCGTGATTACAGGCTCATCATGAAGCGACAGGTTGATTACCTTTTTCGGGTCGTTCGCGCTGATTACCTGAGCTACCATGCTTCCGAGTCCCCCGAACGGTGAATGCTCTTCAACCGTAAGTACTAACTTTTTCCCGGCGGCGTGTTTGAGCAGTGTCTCAGTGTCGAGAGGCTTAACGCAATACATATCGAGGACTCCCGCTGAGATTCCTTTTGCCCGCAACAATTCGGCAGCATCCTTTGAGGCTTTTACGACTTCACCGCAGGCGACAATGAGAACGTCTGTGCCTTCAGCAAGAACTGTAGCCTTGTCCATCGCGAATGGCACGTTTCCTTCTGAGTAGACATCTTCAACGGGATTGCGTCCGATTCTCACATATGCTGTCTTGTTGTCCTTCAGGAGTGCTTCAAAGACACAGCGAGTCTGGAATCTGTCTGACGGAAGATAGACTCTCATGTTCGGTATTGCTGACATGGCCGCGATGTCCTGCGCTGAATGATGAGTCATCCCTAACGCGCCGTAGCTCACTCCGCCGGAAATCCCGATAAGTTTCACGTTCGTGTCGGAATATGCACAGTCAACTTTGCACTGCTCATAGCTCCGTGTTGAAATGAATGACGCAGGAGAGACCGCGAACGCCTTTTTACCGCATGAGGCAAGACCCGCCGCAATGCGCACGAGATTCTGCTCTGCGATTCCGACTTCCACGAACTGCTCCGGGAATGCGTCAGCGAATGACGACAGGGAAGCAGATCCCCGCGAGTCACTGCACAGCACAACGACATCTCTATCTTTTGAGGCTGCCTCTTTGAGTACCTCGCACATTACAGCGCGGTTTGCGATTTTGTTAGCCATTGATTAACGCCTCCTTGTACGCGGCAATATCAGCGCAGATTCTTTCGTATTCTTCCTGTGTCGGCAATTTGTGGTGCCAGTTCGCTTTGTTCTCGATTAACGGGGACGCTTTGCCCTTGAGAGTCTCAGCGATAATTACGGTGGGTTTTCCTTTCGTCCTCTCCGCAACGTCAAGAGCGTCGCTTATCTGCTGAATGTCGTTGCCGTTCATTACGTTAATCACATTCCACCCGGAAGCCTCGAACCTTAACGCGATATTTCCCGGCGACAAAACCTCGTCAACATTCCCCGAAATCTGAAGGTGATTGTGATCCACGAACGCGCAGAGATTATCCAGCCTGTAATGACCGCCGGCCGCAGCACCTTCCCACACAGAACCCTCTGCAAGCTCGCCGTCTCCCATTAGGGTATAGACGCGGTAATTTTTCTTGTCCATTTTCCCCGCTAAAGCCATTCCGACAGACACAGAGAGGCCATGACCTAATGAGCCTGAGTTCATTTCGATTCCCGGCAAAGTGTTATGAGGATGACCGATGTATTCAGAGCCGAATTTTGAGAATTTCGCTTTCACCTCGTCAAGATTCATGAAACCCTCGTACGATAACACCGCGTAAAGAGTCTCTACACAGTGTCCCTTGCTGAGTACGAATCTGTCGCGGTCGGGTGAGTCTTGTGTTTCGGGCGTAACGTTCATTCTCTCGTAGAGCGTGAGAAGTATTTCGGGTTCGCTCATGTCTCCGCCGATATGACCTCCGCCCCCGGCCATGATGATGTCGAGAGCGTCCCGGCGAATGTCGAAAGCCTTAATGCTTAACTCTTTGACGTTCTTAATTTTCCGCATGTATAGCCGCTACGTGATGGATATACGGCCCTTCAACAACTTTTGCCTCAAGCCGCTTCAGATTGTTGACCTCAATCCACACATAAGTCCCGCGCGTGAATGGCCCGTCGATTCCCTTTGCATGTCCGAGAAGTATTGAGTACTCCCCGCCGTCGCCGTCAAAACGTACAAGGCTCATTAGTCCGTGTTTCGCTTCAGCCGATACTGCGCCGTTCTGAGGGAATGCGACAGGTACGCAGATAGACGGCTTCTCTTTTGCGACTGAAATCGGCCATGGCCCGCAGTGCTGCAATAATTCTCCGTTCTCGTTGTCGGGGTGTCTCACTGTCCAGTCAGAGAACATTACGCGGCGTTCATTCATTGAGGCTGCCTCGGCGATTAACTGCGAGATTGTCCCGTGAATGTCAGTCTCACACACAACGGGGATTCCTTCCTCGTTAAGCAGGCTGTTAGCGGCGCAGGGCATAATGTTAATTTCGTCCTGCAATGCGTTCCAGCACTGAATCGCGATGGCGTTGCACCCGTATTTTTCCGCAAGACTCTTCATGGCGACTTTCAGCGCGGCGACTTTCTCAAGCGATTTATCCTCAATCTTGCAGAACATATTTTCCTTGCAGTAGGCGATGACTTTTGCGACCTCGTTTTTCTCCTCTTTCCATTTCCGCATTTCCGCGTAAA
This region of Synergistaceae bacterium genomic DNA includes:
- a CDS encoding transketolase, whose product is MRKIKNVKELSIKAFDIRRDALDIIMAGGGGHIGGDMSEPEILLTLYERMNVTPETQDSPDRDRFVLSKGHCVETLYAVLSYEGFMNLDEVKAKFSKFGSEYIGHPHNTLPGIEMNSGSLGHGLSVSVGMALAGKMDKKNYRVYTLMGDGELAEGSVWEGAAAGGHYRLDNLCAFVDHNHLQISGNVDEVLSPGNIALRFEASGWNVINVMNGNDIQQISDALDVAERTKGKPTVIIAETLKGKASPLIENKANWHHKLPTQEEYERICADIAAYKEALING